In Rothia mucilaginosa, one genomic interval encodes:
- a CDS encoding DUF6531 domain-containing protein, with translation MNLNTEKVKYDDATSDALANACRTVAQNIDNALPPLKNSLTTALEEFKGHYADVAAANIDTTISDGRDIASIFRQLADVVDRLKESAHKENENRDLMYHYEHDLGGFRKWWVETFGGEPPKPTSYKPDTSIDTTSLGHRESTETRSGSMTVSSARPSTVRALSNTLANLGTSFDAEPGKLRNLSTEFMVKCQWGSVDAENLISTFEAWNKSNANDKTWLGIVADTFEKYGSSSQIITVANSTLEGAISAAGVSTERHDLEVPAPAVVGMSTTSGYVNDPVNVATGNFIEEETDMAFSGVVSACSVTRMYNSVAVFGQHAVSGVFGAGWSSNIESRVQLNVENAVWTMADGREVTFDRMIREDGTHGYARAPREAWWLEELPLTQLMGEEGSIADPSLRYILHATDYDASSLLRISDNSGTQHIFSLTGVYLGMSAGAGTAVAYLRDEEGRVRAIVHQRGARINVEYTEGGLVGAIHSSRGQSVRYEYVTLDGRTHLCAVHGDAGTRRYEHDAAGLIHRVVASAGAVEVTNYYDPAGRITEQDTEYGRRVRYRYLPNGITDVSNEDASYTNLWVNDQYARLTAIVDAEGGRSSYAYDDFGNRVSVVDRDGSRITRYSDERGRIIREVTDEGAETLFAYDEQDRVVSVAMSAIETDPRARRAARLARRARLEAEAQGRTPEEAVSGQEPAQSPAVSPMTTVTYEYANDFERNPSSMTDGNGHVTRFEWADGLLQRVVSPEGVTVSFEYDECGLLTGIRNAEQQLTRCEYSAAGHLVKVVSALGLETEFTYDSAGHMVCRQDPDGSRWRFEYAAGGRLAASVDPAGARTEYEYGPSGDVVAMVDPLGRRMERSFDTNGNIDRITLPGGAQFSYAYDGLMRLVRTIDPAGGVWTREYDAASTLTALIDPTGVSVRTSVDSSRKTITTNDGVDRVRISCDHLGRPVRTEVLSEDSGPQVSTDADDPTVSTMVYDGAGNPVQVLDAEGGLSRYEYNGSNQMVRMISPAGRVTEYSYDVCGRLAATYEAAGTAEQSVTRYEYDADSRLIRQVYGDGSEARVRYDACGRVLSITGSGVASPVFYTWDSCGRVKSIRDNKWGTRSFTYDAASQVVAVTNGAGGVTHYRYDEAGNVTSVMDPAGRITSYEYDLMGNVLAVTNPLGVRTTSTYDAAGRLLTSTDGNGAVHSFGYDRDGVPCSHSVNGSLLYRMERDSARRTMTTYDHAGVDAFGAPVVTVESYDRLGRLVRQRREFGAQIPESFRTAYMDETGGYELSYAYDADGLRTEFVHPLGSSAYVYDAAGRMVKQTDITAYRLDGTAVTSESRVESSFEYNAVDALVRAQVSDLAGTWVREFGYRGAHMTSVTEQPAVADSAVADSSEALHTEIIRDDLGRISGVDSPAGLVMYTYTDAQMLSSAVRGTETLRWTYDAAGALVRVEYFDSAQPENAWVKVLVTDEGARVRAVCLYSVQDEAKTDSQSAEFASAVEDAQAWLPQCPESVELEGVTLVPVSTSVFSYDGNDSRLLQVSSDGSGSSLTYGAAGFVNSVASWGSADDSAVSFSLLCASTDGRVLAAGGVPAGVPEFGVPSTGAGAAAGSVAGFAASVMHPLVWDENSFVPRVLGVAGSSMPSVGSLVPGAGSGAGLLDPYGWASLGVAAPAVPSAQGAPAGGVPVLPDSLVGVSAASGVVLGSTGFEVLGARVVDSRVARFTAPDPLSAPVGAGWGADPFSLVGGNPVSLVDPWGLSPVSVEDFEKYREQKGSSGITGWVKRTATNVANGAVTLWNQGKKLYQAATNSAKDLWNKATTAVKVGWDKTKKWVGENWEYLAGGAMVIAGIGLGALSVAGGPLTMVLVGALSGAVSSAGMSMITQKAQKGSVDTGEVLKDAAIGAVVGGITGGIGGRILAGAKQAAGVVTKPNWATGPVAKITDWKWANNLIRKPVDYKPLAGLKGTSGVADDVAMMAPAREAKEFMSKQVARFMAPGEHTMFVSRGWWHNLAVSQVTTMQPIKFAVNYAVGGLVAGASSVATSTMHTAEDVWRNIHKK, from the coding sequence CGACTGTGCGTGCTCTCTCCAATACTTTGGCGAACCTTGGTACTAGCTTTGATGCTGAGCCTGGCAAGCTCCGTAACTTGTCTACAGAGTTTATGGTTAAGTGCCAGTGGGGCTCCGTCGATGCTGAAAATCTCATCAGCACGTTTGAAGCGTGGAATAAGTCGAACGCTAATGATAAGACTTGGCTGGGCATCGTAGCCGATACTTTTGAAAAGTACGGTAGCTCGAGTCAGATTATTACCGTTGCTAATTCCACTCTGGAAGGTGCAATTAGTGCAGCTGGCGTTAGTACTGAGCGCCATGATTTGGAAGTTCCAGCGCCGGCTGTAGTAGGAATGTCCACTACCAGCGGTTATGTGAATGACCCTGTGAACGTTGCAACCGGTAACTTCATTGAAGAAGAGACCGACATGGCGTTCTCCGGCGTGGTTTCTGCTTGCTCTGTAACTCGCATGTACAACAGCGTGGCTGTCTTCGGTCAGCACGCTGTATCCGGTGTGTTCGGTGCGGGCTGGTCCTCGAATATTGAGAGCCGTGTGCAGCTGAACGTTGAGAATGCTGTCTGGACGATGGCTGACGGTCGTGAGGTTACCTTCGACCGAATGATTCGTGAGGACGGCACCCACGGCTATGCTCGTGCCCCGCGTGAAGCGTGGTGGCTTGAAGAGCTGCCCCTTACCCAGCTGATGGGTGAAGAGGGCTCTATTGCTGACCCCTCCCTGCGCTATATTTTGCACGCTACGGACTATGACGCCTCGTCCCTGCTGCGTATCTCTGACAACTCTGGAACCCAGCACATTTTCAGCCTCACTGGTGTTTACCTGGGTATGAGCGCTGGGGCAGGTACTGCTGTCGCATACCTGCGCGATGAAGAGGGTCGTGTTCGCGCTATCGTGCATCAGCGCGGTGCACGTATCAACGTGGAGTACACCGAAGGCGGCCTTGTCGGCGCTATTCATTCTTCTCGTGGGCAGTCGGTGCGTTACGAGTACGTTACCCTTGATGGTCGTACCCACCTGTGCGCTGTACACGGTGACGCCGGTACCCGCCGTTATGAACATGACGCTGCCGGCCTGATTCACCGCGTGGTGGCTAGTGCCGGCGCTGTTGAGGTGACGAACTACTACGACCCTGCCGGCCGTATTACTGAGCAGGACACTGAATACGGTCGTCGTGTTCGCTACCGCTACCTGCCGAACGGTATCACTGACGTTTCTAACGAAGACGCCTCCTACACGAACCTGTGGGTCAATGACCAGTACGCACGCCTGACCGCCATTGTCGACGCGGAAGGTGGGCGTAGTAGCTATGCCTACGATGACTTTGGCAACCGTGTGAGTGTGGTAGACCGCGATGGTTCTCGCATTACCCGCTACAGCGATGAGCGCGGCCGTATTATTCGTGAGGTCACCGATGAGGGCGCTGAAACCCTCTTTGCTTATGACGAGCAAGACCGCGTAGTCTCCGTGGCAATGAGCGCTATTGAGACGGATCCGCGCGCTCGCCGTGCCGCCCGTCTGGCTCGTCGTGCCCGCCTGGAAGCTGAGGCTCAGGGCCGCACTCCTGAAGAAGCCGTTTCAGGCCAGGAGCCTGCCCAGAGCCCTGCCGTAAGCCCGATGACTACGGTGACTTACGAGTACGCGAATGATTTTGAGCGTAACCCTTCTTCCATGACCGATGGCAACGGTCATGTGACCCGTTTTGAGTGGGCTGATGGCCTGCTGCAGCGCGTGGTGAGTCCTGAGGGTGTTACCGTCTCCTTTGAATATGACGAGTGTGGTCTGCTGACCGGTATTCGTAATGCTGAGCAGCAGCTGACCCGTTGCGAGTATTCTGCTGCGGGTCACCTGGTGAAGGTTGTTTCTGCTCTTGGGCTGGAGACTGAGTTCACCTATGATTCTGCCGGTCACATGGTGTGCCGTCAGGATCCGGATGGTTCCCGCTGGCGTTTTGAGTATGCTGCTGGTGGTCGCCTGGCTGCTTCGGTGGACCCTGCTGGTGCTCGCACCGAGTACGAGTATGGTCCGAGCGGTGACGTTGTTGCAATGGTTGACCCGCTGGGTCGCCGTATGGAGCGTTCCTTTGATACGAACGGCAATATTGACCGCATTACCCTGCCTGGTGGTGCGCAGTTCAGCTACGCCTACGATGGTTTGATGCGCCTGGTCCGCACCATTGACCCCGCCGGTGGTGTGTGGACTCGCGAGTATGATGCCGCAAGCACCCTGACCGCGTTGATTGACCCGACCGGTGTGAGTGTACGTACCTCCGTCGATTCCTCGCGCAAGACCATCACCACCAATGATGGTGTTGATCGCGTGCGTATCTCGTGCGACCACCTGGGCCGCCCGGTGCGTACCGAGGTTCTCTCTGAGGATTCTGGTCCGCAGGTTAGTACCGATGCTGACGACCCGACTGTCTCCACGATGGTTTATGACGGCGCGGGTAACCCCGTGCAGGTTCTGGACGCTGAGGGCGGTCTGAGCCGCTACGAGTACAACGGCTCGAACCAGATGGTACGCATGATTTCCCCTGCGGGTCGTGTGACCGAGTACAGCTACGATGTGTGCGGTCGACTGGCTGCAACCTATGAGGCTGCCGGTACTGCTGAGCAGTCTGTGACTCGTTACGAGTACGACGCTGATTCCCGTCTGATTCGCCAGGTGTACGGTGACGGCTCTGAGGCACGCGTTCGCTATGACGCGTGCGGTCGTGTGCTGTCTATTACCGGTTCCGGTGTGGCTTCTCCGGTGTTCTACACCTGGGATTCTTGTGGCCGTGTGAAGAGCATCCGCGATAACAAGTGGGGTACTCGTTCGTTCACCTATGACGCCGCTTCTCAGGTGGTTGCGGTGACTAATGGTGCCGGTGGCGTGACCCACTACCGTTATGACGAGGCGGGTAACGTTACCTCCGTGATGGACCCTGCCGGTCGTATTACCAGCTACGAGTATGACCTGATGGGCAATGTTCTGGCGGTAACCAATCCGCTGGGTGTGCGCACTACCTCTACCTATGATGCTGCCGGTCGTCTGCTGACCAGCACTGACGGTAATGGTGCTGTACATTCCTTCGGCTATGACCGTGACGGTGTTCCCTGTTCCCATTCGGTGAATGGTTCTCTGCTGTACCGTATGGAGCGTGATTCTGCGCGCCGTACGATGACGACTTATGATCACGCGGGCGTTGATGCGTTTGGTGCTCCCGTGGTGACCGTTGAGTCCTACGACCGTTTGGGCCGTCTGGTCCGTCAGCGCCGTGAATTTGGCGCTCAGATTCCGGAGTCTTTCCGCACAGCCTACATGGACGAGACCGGCGGCTACGAGCTGTCCTACGCTTACGACGCTGATGGTCTGCGCACTGAGTTTGTGCACCCCCTGGGGTCGAGCGCTTATGTGTATGATGCTGCTGGCCGCATGGTCAAGCAGACTGACATTACCGCGTACCGTCTGGATGGAACCGCCGTTACCTCTGAGTCTCGTGTGGAGTCTTCCTTCGAGTACAACGCGGTAGATGCGCTGGTGCGTGCACAGGTGTCTGACCTGGCAGGCACCTGGGTTCGTGAGTTTGGTTACCGTGGTGCGCACATGACCTCTGTGACCGAGCAGCCCGCTGTGGCAGACTCGGCTGTGGCAGACTCTTCTGAGGCTCTGCACACTGAGATTATTCGTGATGATTTGGGTCGTATTAGCGGTGTGGATTCGCCCGCTGGTCTGGTCATGTACACCTACACTGACGCACAGATGCTCTCTTCTGCCGTTCGCGGTACCGAGACTCTGCGTTGGACCTATGATGCTGCTGGTGCGCTGGTGCGTGTTGAGTACTTTGATAGCGCTCAGCCTGAGAATGCTTGGGTGAAGGTGCTGGTCACTGATGAGGGTGCCCGTGTTCGTGCAGTATGCCTCTACAGTGTGCAGGATGAGGCGAAGACCGACTCCCAGTCGGCTGAGTTTGCCTCTGCTGTTGAGGATGCTCAGGCGTGGCTTCCGCAGTGCCCGGAGTCTGTGGAACTTGAGGGCGTCACTTTGGTGCCGGTCTCGACGAGCGTGTTCTCGTATGACGGTAACGATTCGCGTCTTCTGCAGGTTTCTTCGGATGGTTCTGGCTCGTCCCTGACCTATGGTGCGGCCGGGTTTGTGAACTCGGTGGCCTCGTGGGGTTCTGCTGACGATTCTGCTGTGTCCTTCTCGCTGCTGTGTGCATCTACTGATGGTCGTGTGCTTGCTGCCGGTGGTGTGCCTGCTGGTGTACCCGAGTTTGGCGTACCCTCAACCGGTGCTGGTGCCGCTGCTGGTTCTGTGGCTGGTTTTGCTGCTTCGGTGATGCACCCGCTGGTGTGGGATGAGAATTCGTTTGTTCCGCGTGTGCTGGGTGTGGCTGGCTCGTCGATGCCTTCTGTGGGTTCGTTGGTGCCTGGTGCCGGTTCTGGTGCCGGTCTGCTGGATCCGTATGGTTGGGCTTCTTTGGGTGTTGCTGCCCCTGCTGTGCCTTCTGCTCAGGGTGCTCCTGCTGGTGGTGTGCCTGTGTTGCCGGATTCGCTGGTTGGTGTTTCTGCGGCTTCGGGTGTGGTGCTGGGTTCTACTGGTTTTGAGGTGCTTGGTGCCCGCGTGGTGGATTCGCGTGTGGCTCGCTTTACGGCACCTGATCCCCTGAGCGCACCGGTGGGTGCTGGTTGGGGTGCTGATCCGTTCTCGCTGGTGGGTGGTAACCCGGTTTCTTTGGTGGATCCGTGGGGTTTGTCGCCGGTGTCGGTGGAGGACTTTGAGAAGTATCGTGAGCAGAAGGGCTCTTCTGGTATTACCGGTTGGGTCAAGAGGACGGCAACAAATGTTGCTAATGGTGCAGTAACTTTGTGGAATCAAGGTAAGAAGTTGTATCAGGCTGCTACTAACTCTGCAAAGGACCTATGGAATAAAGCAACAACAGCTGTTAAGGTCGGTTGGGACAAGACTAAGAAGTGGGTCGGGGAAAACTGGGAGTACTTGGCTGGTGGTGCGATGGTCATTGCTGGAATAGGCTTGGGTGCTCTATCTGTTGCTGGTGGGCCTCTAACTATGGTTCTGGTAGGTGCTCTATCGGGGGCAGTTTCTAGCGCTGGTATGTCTATGATTACCCAAAAGGCACAGAAGGGGTCTGTGGACACGGGGGAGGTGCTGAAAGATGCGGCGATTGGTGCCGTAGTTGGTGGCATTACCGGCGGTATTGGTGGTCGTATTTTGGCTGGTGCTAAGCAGGCTGCTGGCGTGGTTACGAAGCCTAATTGGGCTACTGGTCCCGTTGCCAAAATCACTGATTGGAAATGGGCGAATAATCTGATTCGTAAGCCTGTTGATTACAAGCCTCTGGCAGGTTTGAAGGGCACTTCAGGGGTGGCTGATGATGTTGCTATGATGGCTCCTGCGCGAGAGGCTAAGGAGTTTATGTCGAAGCAGGTTGCACGATTCATGGCTCCCGGCGAACATACAATGTTTGTCTCTCGTGGTTGGTGGCATAATCTAGCTGTGTCGCAGGTGACTACTATGCAACCTATTAAGTTTGCAGTTAATTATGCTGTGGGTGGTCTTGTTGCTGGTGCGTCTTCTGTAGCAACATCGACGATGCATACTGCTGAGGATGTATGGCGTAACATCCACAAGAAATAG